One part of the Acidobacteriota bacterium genome encodes these proteins:
- a CDS encoding CHAT domain-containing protein, with translation MQPTPPSPPSAIDPAAAVPPGWRRIPPDRRPVVQPLVLLSALVWLVCGSWPAGAAEIPPPPLPLAAEGTVEHPLAPGKPLAFALPLLSAEDGAAAWHVTVEQLGVDARLRLEDDEGRLITSTDSPLDRHGIEHLLVEPEGQRRYLLRIEGRETGAPPGRVRLSLRRLSLDSGAAAQRLQALRHTSRAAELYFQGEPAAWRQALAEHGRARLLWRSLGERRQEARALHCGAVLARLTGEPQITIELAQAALLLWRELRLPAFEADTLNELGLAAWLTGDPDGARNRFRTALASRRRADDRYGEAATWANLCLMDLVQGRLRSGAACYEEALGALEAVSAPELESAARASVGHAYKLLGEPDEARRHLQRALAIARQLQHSRREAQTLHNLADLERQSGEPEAALLHLDRALGLFGELEERRWQARSLNLLGLIYEILGERSRAHTALEQALELRREVADTQGEAHTLTNLGWLAAGEGRQEEALGRYGQALELWHRSPDPRETARQRAEILVLMADAHLAHRQPERALSVLDRALEQFTASEDVGGRGRALQRRGAALLALGRPSAAQEALEQALELLRRTASTADQARTLYQLALARRDAGDADGARERVGDALELAESLRASIVNPHLRTSFSGSFHEAYELAIELSLDSAGPARHNNDGAGMRRALELAERARARTLLELLGASRSRPATADSPLAQRRQALLSRLLAKTEQRLQEAPGSSRRTALAAEEAEILQQLDVVEWRIQREQPAYGALTRPRPLASGEIQDLLDGETILLSFFLGRDRSYLWWITEDSIQTIPLPPRRALEAPAADLHRAFADFDPRGRGEDLRLAGELAGAFLDPVAEQLQGAAEDGHRRLVVIPDGALHYLPFAALPWPGGDGSELLLDYFEVVSIPSASSLAVLRSVSGDGTAPASSGSASTGTQSRGRLAVLADPVFSAADPRLAASPSAGAALPRGLVLRGAVDPETPDVRLPLQRLPATRLEAQRLAQLAAPEPVLLAQGFEASRELVLSGDLAAYRTVHFATHGLVDAENPALSGLLLSRFGADGHPVEGFVGLRDLYDLRLSADLVVLSGCRTALGRQQRGEGMVGLVRGFFFAGAPRVLASLWPVEDRATAELMEHFYRGLWQQNLPPAAALRQAQQQLRNQRRYRDPAFWAAFVLSGEWREAGRQAEVGRAMR, from the coding sequence AATCCCCCCGGACCGGCGGCCGGTAGTCCAGCCGCTGGTGCTGCTCTCGGCACTCGTCTGGCTCGTCTGCGGAAGCTGGCCCGCCGGCGCCGCAGAGATCCCCCCTCCCCCCCTGCCGCTGGCGGCGGAGGGCACGGTGGAGCATCCCCTGGCCCCGGGGAAGCCCCTGGCCTTCGCCCTGCCGCTGCTCTCCGCGGAAGACGGTGCAGCCGCCTGGCATGTGACCGTGGAGCAGCTGGGGGTCGACGCTCGGCTGCGTCTCGAGGACGACGAGGGCCGGCTCATCACCTCCACCGACAGTCCTCTGGACCGCCACGGAATCGAGCACCTGCTGGTGGAGCCCGAGGGCCAGCGGCGCTACCTCCTACGGATCGAAGGCCGAGAGACGGGTGCCCCTCCGGGCCGGGTGCGTCTGTCACTGCGGCGTCTGAGTCTCGACTCCGGCGCTGCCGCCCAGCGCCTCCAAGCGTTGCGCCACACTTCCCGCGCCGCCGAGCTCTACTTCCAGGGGGAGCCCGCGGCCTGGCGCCAGGCGCTGGCGGAGCACGGCCGGGCCCGCCTGCTGTGGCGCAGCCTGGGAGAGCGGCGCCAGGAGGCCCGCGCCCTGCATTGCGGGGCGGTGCTGGCCCGGCTCACCGGCGAGCCCCAAATCACCATCGAGCTGGCACAGGCGGCGCTCCTCCTGTGGCGCGAGCTCCGTCTCCCCGCCTTCGAAGCGGACACCCTCAACGAGCTGGGGTTGGCGGCGTGGCTCACCGGCGATCCGGACGGCGCCCGGAACCGCTTCCGCACTGCCCTCGCCTCCCGCCGCCGGGCCGACGACCGCTACGGCGAGGCCGCCACCTGGGCCAATCTCTGTCTGATGGATCTGGTGCAGGGCCGGCTGCGCTCCGGCGCCGCCTGCTATGAGGAAGCCTTGGGAGCTCTGGAAGCGGTCTCCGCCCCGGAGCTGGAAAGCGCTGCCCGGGCCAGCGTCGGTCACGCCTACAAGCTGTTGGGAGAACCCGACGAGGCCCGTCGTCACCTGCAACGGGCGCTGGCCATCGCCCGGCAGCTACAGCATTCCCGGCGGGAGGCCCAAACCCTCCACAACCTGGCGGACCTGGAGCGCCAGAGCGGCGAGCCGGAGGCCGCCCTGCTCCACTTGGACCGCGCCCTGGGCTTGTTCGGAGAACTGGAAGAGCGCCGCTGGCAGGCTCGCAGCTTGAACCTGCTGGGGTTGATCTACGAGATCCTCGGCGAGCGGTCGCGGGCCCACACTGCCCTCGAGCAAGCCCTGGAGCTCCGCCGCGAGGTGGCCGACACCCAGGGTGAAGCCCACACTCTGACCAATTTGGGCTGGCTGGCGGCTGGGGAAGGGCGGCAGGAGGAAGCCCTGGGGCGCTACGGTCAGGCTCTGGAGCTGTGGCATCGGAGCCCCGACCCTCGGGAGACGGCCCGCCAGCGGGCGGAGATCCTGGTCCTCATGGCCGACGCCCACCTGGCTCACCGGCAGCCGGAGCGAGCCCTCTCGGTGCTCGATCGGGCGCTGGAGCAATTCACCGCCAGCGAGGATGTGGGCGGCCGGGGGCGAGCCCTGCAGCGACGGGGCGCGGCCCTGCTGGCGCTGGGGCGGCCTTCGGCGGCGCAAGAGGCCCTGGAACAGGCCCTGGAGCTCCTGCGCAGGACGGCGAGCACCGCCGACCAGGCGCGCACCCTCTACCAGCTAGCCCTCGCCCGCCGGGACGCCGGCGATGCGGATGGCGCCCGGGAGCGCGTCGGGGACGCGCTGGAGCTGGCGGAGAGCTTGCGGGCCAGCATCGTCAATCCGCATCTGCGCACCTCGTTTTCCGGCAGCTTCCACGAAGCCTACGAGCTGGCCATCGAGCTCTCCCTTGACAGCGCTGGCCCGGCCCGGCACAACAACGACGGCGCCGGAATGCGACGTGCCTTGGAGCTCGCCGAGCGGGCCCGGGCCCGCACACTCTTGGAGCTCCTGGGAGCCAGTCGCAGTCGCCCCGCCACCGCCGATTCACCGCTGGCCCAACGCCGTCAGGCCTTGTTGAGCCGCCTCCTGGCGAAGACCGAGCAGCGGCTGCAGGAAGCCCCGGGCTCGTCTCGGCGGACCGCCCTCGCCGCCGAGGAGGCGGAGATCCTCCAGCAGCTGGACGTGGTGGAATGGCGCATCCAGCGTGAGCAACCCGCCTATGGTGCCCTCACCCGGCCCCGTCCTCTTGCCAGCGGTGAGATCCAAGACCTCCTGGACGGCGAGACCATCCTCCTCAGCTTCTTCCTGGGTCGGGATCGCAGCTACCTGTGGTGGATCACCGAGGACTCCATCCAGACGATCCCCCTACCCCCGCGGCGAGCTCTCGAAGCACCGGCGGCGGACCTTCACCGCGCCTTCGCCGACTTTGATCCCCGAGGCCGAGGGGAAGACCTACGGCTGGCCGGGGAGCTGGCGGGAGCCTTCCTCGACCCCGTCGCCGAGCAGCTCCAGGGGGCCGCCGAGGACGGCCACCGGCGGCTGGTGGTGATCCCCGACGGTGCCCTCCACTACCTGCCCTTCGCCGCCCTCCCCTGGCCCGGAGGGGACGGCTCGGAGCTGCTCCTGGACTATTTCGAGGTCGTCTCCATCCCGTCCGCCTCGTCGCTGGCGGTCTTGCGCTCGGTGTCCGGTGACGGGACGGCCCCAGCCTCCAGCGGATCCGCCAGCACCGGCACGCAGTCCCGGGGCCGCCTGGCGGTGCTGGCGGATCCGGTATTCAGCGCCGCGGACCCGCGCCTCGCCGCCTCACCGTCCGCCGGCGCTGCTCTCCCCCGAGGGCTCGTGCTCCGCGGCGCCGTCGACCCCGAGACCCCGGACGTCAGACTCCCCCTCCAGCGCCTCCCCGCCACCCGCCTAGAAGCCCAACGGCTGGCGCAGCTGGCTGCCCCGGAGCCGGTACTGCTGGCCCAGGGCTTCGAGGCCAGCCGCGAGCTGGTGCTCAGCGGTGACCTCGCCGCCTATCGCACGGTGCACTTCGCCACCCACGGCCTGGTGGACGCCGAGAACCCCGCCCTCTCCGGCCTCCTGCTTTCCCGCTTCGGCGCCGACGGCCACCCCGTGGAGGGCTTCGTCGGGCTGCGGGACCTCTACGACCTGCGGCTGTCGGCGGATCTCGTGGTGCTTTCCGGCTGCCGTACCGCCCTCGGCCGCCAGCAGCGGGGAGAGGGCATGGTGGGGCTGGTGCGGGGCTTCTTTTTCGCCGGCGCGCCGCGGGTCCTGGCCAGCCTGTGGCCGGTGGAGGACCGCGCTACCGCCGAGCTCATGGAGCACTTCTACCGCGGCCTCTGGCAGCAGAATCTGCCTCCGGCGGCAGCGCTGCGCCAAGCTCAACAGCAGCTGCGGAACCAGCGCCGCTATCGCGACCCGGCGTTCTGGGCCGCCTTTGTGCTCTCCGGCGAGTGGCGCGAAGCGGGCAGGCAGGCCGAAGTTGGCCGAGCCATGAGATAG
- a CDS encoding sigma-70 family RNA polymerase sigma factor, with amino-acid sequence MPSSATEITPTKLVQRIQTGDPAAEALLVERFSRPVQLLLARHTRRRADADDLFQETFRLALEKLRAGELRQPEKLPGFLASLARNLAIEIYRKAGRRKTDTGKDTEMASLGQGAGQLGEVLDDEKALLVRRVMAGLRNDRDRQLLYRFYLAEEDKETIAADYDLDSLQFNRVLHRARQRYKEALLEHLGDGARQVLHILWWFLAAPAATRWIFEKAATFGSFASPPGVGG; translated from the coding sequence ATGCCATCCAGCGCCACCGAGATCACCCCGACGAAGCTAGTTCAGCGCATTCAAACCGGGGATCCGGCAGCGGAAGCGTTGTTGGTGGAGCGGTTCTCCCGGCCGGTCCAGCTGCTCTTGGCCCGCCACACCCGGCGGCGGGCAGACGCCGACGACCTCTTCCAGGAGACCTTCCGCCTGGCGCTGGAGAAGCTGCGGGCGGGCGAGCTGCGGCAGCCGGAAAAGCTCCCCGGCTTTCTCGCTTCCCTGGCCCGCAACCTGGCCATCGAGATCTACCGCAAGGCCGGGCGCCGTAAAACCGACACGGGCAAGGACACGGAGATGGCCTCCCTGGGCCAGGGGGCGGGGCAGCTGGGGGAGGTCCTGGACGACGAGAAGGCGCTGCTGGTCCGCCGGGTCATGGCCGGCCTGCGCAACGACCGGGATCGCCAGCTGCTCTACCGCTTCTACCTGGCGGAAGAGGACAAAGAGACCATCGCCGCCGACTACGACCTCGACTCCCTGCAATTCAACCGCGTCCTCCACCGCGCCCGCCAACGCTACAAAGAAGCCCTCCTCGAGCACCTGGGAGACGGCGCCCGCCAGGTCCTGCACATCCTCTGGTGGTTCCTCGCCGCACCGGCGGCGACGCGATGGATCTTCGAAAAGGCTGCGACATTCGGCAGCTTCGCATCACCTCCAGGAGTAGGAGGGTAA
- a CDS encoding zf-HC2 domain-containing protein, producing MGLVDRYYRGDLSPEEEVRFEEHYFACAQCQEELAAAHGLRRGLQVAAAQDLSQIQAQAAAQQAARQQGILAWLQRRSSATRGALAALLLAVVILPSALLLTRPDSPGPAGSTGSPAAQDVVLLTDFRGAAEPSATLTHQQAAEAVTLAVDPGANARFVAYGARVLDAQDQPLFTTNDLHLTDLEVLLLRFPAGFLTPGDYTVEISGIEADGSRVELLRHTIRVLDS from the coding sequence CTGGGCCTCGTCGATCGCTACTACCGGGGAGACCTGTCTCCCGAGGAGGAGGTGCGCTTCGAAGAGCATTACTTCGCCTGCGCCCAGTGCCAGGAGGAGCTCGCGGCGGCCCACGGTCTGCGCCGGGGATTGCAGGTAGCCGCGGCCCAGGATCTATCTCAGATCCAGGCCCAGGCCGCCGCCCAGCAGGCCGCTCGGCAGCAGGGCATCCTGGCCTGGCTCCAACGCCGCAGCAGCGCCACCCGCGGAGCCCTGGCGGCCCTGCTGCTAGCGGTGGTGATCCTGCCGTCGGCGCTGCTGCTGACACGCCCGGACTCCCCCGGCCCGGCTGGCTCGACGGGCTCCCCCGCCGCCCAGGACGTGGTGCTCCTCACCGACTTCCGCGGCGCCGCCGAACCCTCCGCCACCCTGACTCACCAGCAGGCCGCGGAGGCGGTGACCCTGGCGGTGGATCCCGGCGCCAACGCCCGCTTCGTGGCTTACGGCGCCCGGGTCCTCGACGCCCAGGACCAACCCCTCTTCACCACCAACGACCTCCACCTCACCGACCTCGAAGTCCTCCTCCTCCGCTTCCCCGCCGGCTTCCTCACCCCCGGCGACTACACCGTGGAAATCTCCGGCATCGAGGCCGACGGCTCGCGGGTGGAGCTGCTGAGGCACACGATCCGGGTGCTTGATTCTTAA
- a CDS encoding NB-ARC domain-containing protein: MAFDPISWGLGFLLSKGVNSLARRFSPDLRKRLLQEVEAWTLALPPGLEILPRDLFPERGGKGFLERAAEQPELAAVGQTLEKGLVPSRQAWRAALLAWWKFRCEEKDSHRAFFSPDREKEVREQLEDLAERIHRVCAEDEKLHRYSTQTLLEELHQKKTSGAETTPEVGAPASVHPVRGARLPGFYLERADYLRRLRRAVLEGGDSPVAVTAPQIGVHGMGGVGKTVLAAALTRDPEIQDRFGDRIHWLALGQEPDPSVLADQLLRMTGMAAPSFRDLGEARRLLRQQFATEPSLLILDDVWSLEHVEIFLFDGAPVHTVVTTRIREIVHGLGAVAVEVDTMGEEQALDLLTRSSRTGSLPPEAVELAKACGYLPLALAMAGALLRDKPQEHWKLLTRTLQEKRLQGVGIQLAGYPYDNLVRVFEVGLEALEPEAMERYQYVAIFPEDVLIPEWVLDLLWGSPESSRWETARWVNLLVDRSLAQRADEEHIALHDLQREALRASLGAGRLRQLHARLIRAFEQRWPTGTVPAEETYYYQWLPWHCQQAGQSEDARALLGSFDWLDTKLRVSGMQELLADFDRFDQYEDLAAIAEALRLSAHVLARDPKQLAGQLLARLRKVERPFVRSLLDEVRPPSPWFNPLEVYLRPPGGAQVRVFSGHTDWIAEIRISGDGRRAVTRCSWNQQTKAWDLEAGEELRSVPRELEALFEDRKAEGALPETLPGGKRGLRIEDGRLEVRELNSGRVLHSIEHPTFERAVQAVVSPDGGLLVTASSSGMLQVWDLEQGALVSTYLDNHLGDGILAMDPRGRFFLSAAGVQLKQWVLEPEAMLRSEPERSWLIRFVSLSADGLRAVAATQGQGLLRWTWKDDRYQPLKPLATLPTYLASLTPDGEKIVLVVTPSLWRADLQSRHFRSGREAKVIEEYRKDKQMPGTIVGGSVTGDGRRVLVAHDASEFGSFGVWDLLSGECLTTKYTEWGTQGIAITPDGRFVLIAGTSPTLWDLQEDTKIKLQERDRKTDRERWEEIREWEDPMGLCAAIATDGGRGVSGSGRSLKLWRFPNQKPETIRAHQDYVLAVAFLPDGDRFLSASRDLTLKLWSFERQENLATFTFDFDPTSLAVAADGTVMVGDQVGQVHFLRLEG, translated from the coding sequence ATGGCATTCGATCCAATCTCTTGGGGACTCGGTTTCCTGCTCTCGAAGGGAGTCAACTCCTTGGCCCGGCGCTTCTCGCCGGACCTGCGGAAGCGGCTGCTCCAGGAAGTCGAGGCGTGGACTTTGGCCCTGCCGCCGGGGCTGGAGATTCTGCCCCGGGATCTGTTCCCTGAGCGAGGCGGTAAGGGCTTTCTCGAACGTGCCGCTGAGCAGCCGGAGCTGGCGGCAGTAGGGCAGACGCTCGAGAAGGGGCTGGTGCCGTCTCGGCAAGCCTGGAGGGCTGCTCTCCTCGCGTGGTGGAAATTCCGCTGCGAGGAGAAGGATTCTCACCGAGCCTTCTTCTCTCCGGATCGCGAGAAAGAAGTTCGGGAGCAGCTGGAGGATCTCGCCGAGCGGATCCACCGAGTTTGTGCGGAAGACGAGAAGCTTCATCGTTACTCGACCCAGACTCTGTTGGAGGAGCTTCACCAGAAGAAGACCTCCGGCGCTGAGACGACTCCGGAGGTCGGGGCACCGGCGAGTGTGCACCCAGTCCGCGGAGCCCGGCTTCCGGGCTTCTATCTCGAGCGTGCCGACTACTTGCGCCGCCTGCGCCGGGCGGTTCTGGAGGGTGGAGACTCGCCGGTGGCGGTCACGGCGCCGCAGATTGGCGTTCACGGCATGGGCGGGGTCGGCAAGACTGTGTTGGCGGCAGCCCTGACCCGGGACCCCGAGATCCAAGATCGTTTCGGTGATCGCATCCACTGGCTGGCCTTGGGGCAAGAGCCGGACCCTTCTGTGCTCGCCGACCAGCTTCTGCGCATGACCGGAATGGCGGCGCCGTCCTTCCGCGACCTAGGGGAGGCCCGACGACTGTTAAGGCAGCAGTTTGCCACCGAACCCTCGCTGCTCATCCTGGACGATGTCTGGAGTCTGGAGCATGTGGAGATCTTCCTTTTCGACGGCGCACCGGTGCACACCGTCGTCACCACCCGTATTCGAGAGATCGTCCACGGATTGGGAGCGGTGGCGGTGGAGGTGGACACCATGGGTGAGGAGCAGGCGCTGGATCTGCTGACCCGGAGTTCGCGGACTGGTTCCCTGCCTCCGGAGGCGGTGGAGCTGGCGAAAGCCTGCGGCTATCTTCCACTGGCGCTGGCCATGGCCGGGGCACTGCTGCGGGACAAGCCACAGGAGCATTGGAAGCTGCTGACTCGGACTCTGCAAGAGAAACGTCTTCAGGGCGTGGGCATTCAACTCGCGGGCTATCCCTACGACAACCTGGTGCGGGTCTTCGAGGTGGGCCTGGAAGCTCTGGAGCCGGAAGCCATGGAGCGCTACCAATACGTGGCGATCTTTCCCGAGGATGTGCTGATTCCCGAGTGGGTGCTGGATCTTCTCTGGGGTTCTCCCGAGTCTTCGCGGTGGGAGACGGCGCGCTGGGTCAATCTGCTGGTGGACCGCTCGCTGGCTCAGAGGGCGGACGAAGAACATATCGCCCTCCATGATCTGCAGCGGGAGGCGTTGCGTGCGTCCTTGGGGGCAGGTCGGCTGCGGCAGTTGCATGCTCGGTTGATCCGTGCCTTTGAGCAGAGATGGCCTACCGGTACGGTCCCGGCGGAGGAGACCTACTATTACCAATGGCTCCCTTGGCATTGTCAGCAGGCGGGACAGTCGGAGGACGCCCGGGCACTGCTCGGGAGCTTCGATTGGTTGGACACGAAGCTGCGGGTCAGTGGCATGCAGGAGCTGCTAGCCGATTTTGATCGCTTCGACCAATATGAAGATCTGGCCGCCATCGCCGAGGCACTGCGGCTCTCGGCTCATGTTCTGGCTCGGGACCCGAAGCAGCTAGCCGGTCAGCTGCTCGCTCGGCTGCGGAAAGTGGAACGGCCTTTCGTTCGCTCGCTGCTGGACGAGGTACGGCCTCCTTCACCCTGGTTCAACCCCCTCGAGGTTTATCTGCGGCCACCGGGCGGGGCGCAGGTGCGAGTGTTCTCCGGCCATACGGATTGGATCGCAGAGATTCGTATTTCCGGCGACGGTCGCCGGGCCGTCACCCGCTGTTCCTGGAACCAGCAGACCAAGGCGTGGGACCTTGAGGCTGGTGAAGAGCTGAGGTCCGTGCCACGAGAGCTGGAGGCTCTCTTCGAGGACCGAAAGGCCGAGGGGGCGCTGCCCGAGACCCTGCCGGGGGGAAAGCGCGGCTTGCGCATCGAGGACGGCCGGCTCGAGGTCCGAGAGCTGAACAGCGGCCGGGTACTGCACTCTATCGAGCATCCCACTTTCGAGCGAGCGGTGCAGGCGGTGGTCTCCCCGGACGGCGGGCTACTGGTCACGGCTTCGAGCTCCGGCATGCTGCAGGTTTGGGATCTAGAACAGGGCGCCTTGGTTTCCACTTACCTCGACAACCACCTGGGCGACGGGATTCTGGCCATGGACCCTCGGGGCAGATTCTTTCTCTCTGCTGCCGGCGTTCAGCTCAAGCAGTGGGTCCTAGAGCCGGAAGCCATGCTGCGTAGCGAGCCGGAACGCTCCTGGCTCATCCGCTTCGTCTCCCTCTCCGCGGATGGCCTGCGGGCGGTGGCCGCAACTCAAGGTCAGGGGCTCCTGCGCTGGACATGGAAGGATGATCGGTATCAACCCCTGAAGCCCCTTGCCACCCTACCCACATACTTGGCTAGTCTGACTCCCGATGGCGAGAAGATCGTGCTGGTGGTGACGCCCAGCCTTTGGAGGGCAGATCTCCAGAGCCGTCACTTCCGGAGTGGCCGCGAAGCCAAGGTAATCGAGGAGTATCGCAAGGACAAGCAAATGCCGGGCACCATTGTCGGTGGCTCGGTAACCGGGGACGGTCGGCGAGTTCTCGTCGCCCACGACGCCAGCGAGTTTGGTTCCTTCGGCGTTTGGGATCTGCTCTCCGGGGAGTGTCTGACAACCAAATACACCGAGTGGGGAACTCAAGGGATTGCCATCACACCGGATGGCCGCTTTGTTCTGATCGCCGGGACCTCCCCAACGCTGTGGGATTTGCAGGAGGACACGAAGATCAAGCTTCAGGAGCGCGACAGGAAGACCGATCGCGAGCGTTGGGAGGAGATTCGAGAGTGGGAAGACCCTATGGGGCTGTGCGCTGCCATTGCCACTGACGGTGGACGGGGAGTGAGCGGGTCCGGTCGCTCGCTCAAGCTGTGGCGTTTTCCGAACCAAAAGCCTGAAACGATCCGTGCGCATCAAGACTATGTTCTGGCCGTAGCCTTCCTGCCCGACGGAGACCGGTTTCTCTCGGCCTCTCGAGACCTCACCCTCAAGCTGTGGAGCTTCGAGCGCCAGGAGAATCTCGCCACCTTCACCTTTGACTTCGACCCCACGAGCCTTGCAGTAGCCGCGGACGGCACCGTCATGGTGGGAGACCAGGTTGGTCAGGTCCATTTCCTGCGGCTAGAGGGCTGA
- a CDS encoding protein kinase: MPDPAVDSRWLGPYRVVRSIGRGGMGEVVLAEDPRLERRVAIKRLRMDAEEEAAGPRGARQARFQREAKALAKLRHPAIVQVYELLTVDGVDHLVMEYVDGPDLRQVLEADGPLPAGEVVRLGLRLAEGLGHAHRHGIVHRDLKTENVLLDPDGEPRIADFGLAQSHPPLGLGEDRLTAEGRIIGTVRAMAPEQIAGEAVDQRTDLFALGVLLAETLTGESPFSAPSPRQTLKKVLAEPPRLAVATEAPPELTELIHQLLEKEPALRPRSASEVAQRLSHIAARDDATEVIVSGRENLSGGRRGEAASWPWGLAAVVVLAVLLVWTLLHRQGAPRELPPLHVVVLDPVVEGLDGAEADIAALAVRTGALRALGQLQRVVILSFSEVDRPALDGRPEQIARALAADAVLSSKILCNAAECWLELLRLDGESEAVLWSQSLEAPRGEPQTLSWATERAVLASLPQRHEADSKVMPPELVAEILPLRFAETQGTASLDPEQAYQSLSELRRRFGSHPELELWQARMAEQRFAISRDPTWLERGAEVLAAAIERHPDDIRLRLAQASLEMTAGRIDAAEDLLEETSRQVEGNILLEEMRARLAMAKGDAPRAIELMQEVVQRRPSWGHLYNLARMATSSGDLDLARETLDALDHRAPGNVLGRRLRANVEMKFGDLDRSAALFETLTAEAPNVTAWTNLGVVHLLRRDGPAALAALQRARELDPANVLVQLNLADAHALVGDERAAEALYQQVAESLRAATGTDPQTLLVRAQAQARLGQVQAAVVDLETAIRQAPESPAVRFEAALVYALVGDLISAERNRRKALELGMEERWFSLAAFDVLR; encoded by the coding sequence ATGCCCGATCCGGCCGTAGATTCGCGCTGGCTGGGGCCGTACCGCGTGGTGCGGTCCATCGGCCGCGGGGGGATGGGGGAGGTGGTGCTCGCCGAGGACCCACGGCTGGAGCGGCGGGTGGCCATCAAGCGGCTGCGGATGGATGCGGAAGAGGAGGCCGCTGGACCCCGGGGGGCTCGGCAGGCGAGGTTCCAGCGCGAGGCCAAGGCGCTGGCGAAGCTGCGTCATCCCGCCATCGTGCAGGTCTACGAGCTCTTGACCGTCGACGGGGTCGACCACTTGGTGATGGAGTACGTCGACGGTCCGGATCTGCGCCAGGTGTTGGAAGCCGACGGGCCGTTGCCGGCGGGGGAGGTGGTGAGGCTCGGGCTGCGGCTGGCGGAGGGGCTGGGGCACGCCCACCGCCACGGCATCGTGCACCGCGACCTGAAGACCGAGAATGTGCTTCTCGACCCCGATGGCGAGCCGCGCATCGCCGACTTCGGCCTGGCCCAATCCCATCCCCCACTCGGTCTGGGGGAGGATCGACTCACCGCCGAGGGGCGGATCATCGGCACCGTGCGGGCCATGGCCCCGGAGCAGATCGCCGGCGAGGCGGTGGACCAGCGCACCGACCTCTTCGCCCTGGGAGTGCTGCTCGCCGAGACTCTGACGGGGGAGTCGCCGTTCTCGGCACCGAGCCCTCGGCAGACTCTCAAGAAAGTCCTCGCCGAGCCTCCGCGGTTGGCGGTGGCCACTGAAGCGCCACCGGAGCTGACCGAATTGATCCACCAGCTACTGGAAAAGGAGCCGGCGCTCCGGCCTCGCAGCGCCAGTGAGGTGGCTCAGCGGCTGTCCCACATTGCCGCCCGCGACGACGCGACGGAGGTGATCGTCTCCGGCCGCGAGAACCTCTCGGGAGGCCGGCGAGGGGAGGCTGCGAGTTGGCCCTGGGGCTTGGCGGCGGTGGTCGTCCTCGCGGTCCTGCTGGTCTGGACGTTGCTACATCGGCAGGGGGCTCCGAGAGAGCTACCACCCCTGCACGTCGTCGTCCTCGACCCGGTGGTAGAGGGCCTCGACGGCGCCGAAGCGGATATCGCAGCCCTCGCCGTGCGCACCGGGGCTCTGCGGGCTCTGGGTCAGCTGCAGCGGGTGGTCATCCTGAGCTTCTCGGAGGTCGACCGCCCTGCTTTGGACGGCCGCCCGGAGCAGATCGCCCGGGCCCTCGCCGCCGACGCGGTGTTGAGCTCGAAGATTCTCTGCAACGCGGCTGAGTGCTGGCTCGAGCTCTTGCGTCTCGACGGCGAGTCGGAAGCGGTGCTGTGGAGCCAATCCTTGGAAGCGCCGCGGGGGGAGCCCCAGACACTCTCTTGGGCGACGGAGCGCGCCGTCCTCGCCAGCCTCCCGCAACGCCACGAGGCGGACTCCAAGGTGATGCCGCCGGAGCTGGTGGCGGAGATTCTGCCGTTGCGGTTCGCCGAGACTCAGGGGACGGCGAGCCTGGATCCGGAGCAGGCCTACCAATCCCTCTCGGAGCTTCGCCGGCGCTTCGGGTCTCATCCCGAGCTCGAGCTCTGGCAGGCTCGCATGGCCGAGCAGCGCTTCGCCATCAGCCGCGACCCGACATGGCTCGAGCGCGGAGCCGAGGTGCTCGCGGCCGCCATCGAGCGGCATCCTGACGACATCCGGCTGCGCTTGGCCCAGGCCAGTCTGGAGATGACGGCGGGGCGCATCGACGCGGCGGAAGACCTCCTCGAGGAGACTAGCCGGCAGGTCGAGGGGAACATCCTGCTGGAGGAAATGCGCGCCCGGCTGGCCATGGCGAAGGGGGACGCTCCCCGGGCCATCGAGCTGATGCAGGAAGTGGTGCAGCGGCGGCCCTCGTGGGGACACCTCTACAACCTGGCCCGCATGGCGACCTCCTCCGGAGATCTGGACCTGGCCCGCGAGACCCTCGATGCCCTGGATCATCGGGCCCCGGGCAATGTGTTGGGGCGGCGGCTGCGGGCCAATGTGGAAATGAAGTTCGGTGATCTGGACCGGTCGGCGGCGCTCTTCGAAACGCTCACCGCCGAGGCACCGAACGTCACCGCGTGGACCAATCTAGGGGTCGTTCATCTCCTACGGCGGGATGGCCCCGCGGCCCTTGCAGCCCTCCAGCGCGCCCGCGAACTGGACCCGGCCAATGTTCTGGTGCAATTGAACCTCGCCGACGCCCACGCCCTGGTGGGCGATGAGCGTGCGGCGGAGGCCTTGTACCAGCAGGTAGCAGAAAGCCTGAGAGCGGCCACCGGAACCGACCCGCAGACCTTGTTGGTACGGGCGCAGGCTCAGGCCCGTCTCGGCCAGGTGCAGGCGGCGGTGGTCGATCTGGAAACGGCCATCCGCCAGGCTCCGGAGAGCCCGGCGGTGCGCTTTGAAGCAGCTCTGGTCTACGCCCTGGTGGGCGACCTGATCTCCGCCGAGCGTAACCGGCGCAAAGCTCTGGAGCTGGGAATGGAAGAGCGTTGGTTCAGCCTTGCGGCCTTCGATGTGCTGCGCTGA